The DNA window AGAAAAGTTTGAGTAAATGCAACTTTactaatgattaaaatatttatcgaGCCAATTGGTATCTAAATGTAGATGTATGAAAGTTTGTCTTTATAATATACATTTGCTATTTTAGTATTCGAATTAAAATTTCGTATCTAGAAAGCAATTTGTCCTATGTTGCATAGATGTAATAACTCACaatggaaacagaagaagggtgGTCAGAAGCAATTAGAGGATGAGTATGCTGCTTTTCGAATCTGGTTACAACCCATTTCCCAGATTTATTAATCTTGACCATCATCATTGCATTGCAACCTTCCCTTGTGCTTTTCCTCAGTTTCCTGGATGGCTTGGAATGATCTCGAATGTTATAATAACCCTGCTTATTGCATGAAAGCCTTCTTGAAATTACTCTTTTGTCAACCTCAGAACGACGACATTGGTCCATACGCACTACAAACCCTTTGTGTCTTGCATAGATTTCATAGAATTTCTTAGCAGCCTCTTCAGTGTCAAATTCAATACCTACATATGGTTCTTCAACTGGGTTGTTTTCTTCTGCAACCGATTCcctttctataattaaatttgctTCTGCAACATCTCCACTGTTCTTGTCCACTGCACATTGAAAAGGGAATTTATCAAGATTTATTTATGCACAAACCCAACAAATGTGATACAAACATGTTAGCCAGGCTTGAAGATCAATAAACGATTCACATTAACCTTGAAGAATTGATATCATTTTGATAAAGCATTGAAGAATCCACTCACTGTGATTTTCAAAACATGCCTCAAGTGAAGCTTAATTCAAGAGCTAACTCCTAGCTTAGCTTATTGCAacaaaatgataattattatttaagtaatCTCATTACTGAAGCATTTCAGTAAACCTCGAACAAACAACTTTAAGACTTATCAGGCTAAGAATTAAGATCACCTAAAACCCATATATGAACAAGAAGGAAGTCAATTTGGTTCAGGATCTATGATTGAAGCAAAAGAAACTTACTTTTGGTGGAAGTATGCAAGCAATTACTGGATTCGAACAGGGCGCCGATTGATTCACAGAGAAAGAGAGATGATTTCGCTTAGCTTGGATTTCAAGATTAACTTCAAATTTCTATGCAACGATACACCGCTTCAACAGATCGAATACCCATCATGAATGTGGAGGAAAGTTGATGACTTTCATCACCTACACGTAACGCAAGCGCCTATGTTTCACCCCAATGGCTTTGTAAGAAGTGAGATTTTACTTCATcattttttcttgaatttttttttttttttttcaacatttcagaatttaattaattcatctGGGAGgatatttatattcaaaattggATTGAATAGtttttcaaatcaatttttaatgtgaaaatttgtcaagagagaatgaataaaaagagaaagaaatttagttctcttattattattattattattatatattatatttacaaataaaagagataaatataaagtttaaaactctctaaattatatatatatataataatatcttatttaattttattctctaaTATCATatctagaaaaagaaaaatgggtgggcataaatttgtttttaagaaGGTACAataccaattatttttttgttttttactttattttggtataatatgattaatttaacaaataattttaaaagggTATTAAATAACAATCCAGATTTTCTACTATCGATTGTCGTGTttccctgttgcggaccaatcagattatatgattattattatattaataaatcaagcTGAGTTGAAGAGGAGGGAGGGAGAATTCAGAACCCGGGTTTCATTCCGGATTCACCCCAAACACCGTTAACGGAATGTCCAGATAACGTACGGAGTGAAGCTCCCTTCTCCCAACTTCCAGGTCAAAAGGAATCAAGATATGTTGTTACCAGCGAAGCTCACTTCTCTCCAGGCGCCATGTAAGAAGGAATGAAGATATGCGGTAAGGAGCGAAGCATACGCCACCCAGGAGCCCCGTTCAACAGAATGAAGATATGCTTTTAGATCGAAGGATACTCCGCTTTAAAGGTTTTTAATACCataacgttcatgtaaaacccccaacaCATTAATGAAAAGACCGTTTACCTATCATATAATTAcacttactcatgtatgtaaataccaaaattaattaaaataaaatatttttaaattaaaaattaaaaaatttattaaaaataacattatgcgaagcatacttcgctttaattacttatttttatatttaaaaaatatacaaattttatttacgaggagacgcttTACAGCGAAAAATACTTTGCTTCAATTATTTGAATACTGACGTActctgacgttcatgtaaaacctccaaca is part of the Impatiens glandulifera chromosome 1, dImpGla2.1, whole genome shotgun sequence genome and encodes:
- the LOC124921936 gene encoding protein FAR1-RELATED SEQUENCE 5-like gives rise to the protein MDKNSGDVAEANLIIERESVAEENNPVEEPYVGIEFDTEEAAKKFYEIYARHKGFVVRMDQCRRSEVDKRVISRRLSCNKQGYYNIRDHSKPSRKLRKSTREGCNAMMMVKINKSGKWVVTRFEKQHTHPLIASDHPSSVSIDVKDKRIQILTNELARQDRLCNLYREQIQTFLNNIEEQNELLTTKIQVAVNNVKELENKAQKDSNGQLTILP